The following nucleotide sequence is from Melioribacteraceae bacterium.
TTACGCTGAGTTTTGATCCACGCGAAACTCCGGAATTAGCTGCCAACTGGAAAAAAAATTACTTCAATAGTTTCAGAAGAAATTTTCCTGAAGAAGCGTGGACATTCCTGACCGGCAATGAAGAAAATATTAAAAAAATTACTGATGCAGTTGGTTTTTATTATAAGCCGACACAAGATGATTTTTTGCATGCCGGAGCATTGATTGCAATTTCTCCGGAAGGTAAAATATCTCGATATATTTTCGGTTCAACTTATAATCCATTTGATGTAAAGATGGCGTTGCTGGATGCCGGAAGTGGAAAGACTAATCCTACTGTAGCAAAGGTTTTACAATTTTGTTTTAGTTATGACCCTGAAGGAAGAAGTTATTCACTTAACATTACT
It contains:
- a CDS encoding SCO family protein — encoded protein: MKRLFNILLITIAISLHLNGQEIEVGIDEKIGDFIPMDVEFFTSDGDTVKLNEIIDKPFLLALVYYDCPGICSPLLTELTWVADRVQLEPNEEFKIITLSFDPRETPELAANWKKNYFNSFRRNFPEEAWTFLTGNEENIKKITDAVGFYYKPTQDDFLHAGALIAISPEGKISRYIFGSTYNPFDVKMALLDAGSGKTNPTVAKVLQFCFSYDPEGRSYSLNITRIIGSVMLIMIGIFLTVLLVKKRKDSKN